A window from Bosea sp. ANAM02 encodes these proteins:
- the aat gene encoding leucyl/phenylalanyl-tRNA--protein transferase, with the protein MLRAYAAGIFPMAESADDPGLFWVEPELRGIIPLDSFHLSSRLARTVRSDRFEIRIDTAFDAVIAACAEAKPDRTETWINRRIREIFGELFALGHVHTVECWREGRLVGGLYGLSLGGAFFGESMFHRETDASKVALVHLVARLRRGGYRLLDTQFQTGHLAQFGTIEIPRESYRGLLDEALRHPGDWRTASTAKPICGREALTWI; encoded by the coding sequence ATGCTGCGCGCCTATGCGGCCGGCATCTTCCCGATGGCGGAGAGCGCCGACGATCCCGGCCTGTTCTGGGTCGAGCCGGAATTGCGCGGCATCATCCCGCTCGACAGCTTCCATCTCTCGTCGCGGCTTGCCCGCACCGTACGCTCGGACCGGTTCGAGATCAGGATCGATACCGCCTTCGACGCCGTGATCGCGGCCTGCGCCGAGGCCAAGCCGGATCGGACCGAAACCTGGATCAACCGGCGCATCCGCGAGATCTTCGGCGAGCTCTTCGCGCTCGGCCATGTCCATACGGTCGAATGCTGGCGCGAGGGCCGGCTCGTCGGCGGCCTCTACGGGCTTTCGCTCGGCGGCGCCTTTTTCGGCGAGAGCATGTTCCACCGCGAAACCGACGCCTCGAAGGTCGCGCTCGTCCATCTCGTCGCCCGTCTGCGGCGCGGCGGCTATCGGCTGCTGGACACCCAGTTCCAGACCGGCCATCTCGCCCAGTTCGGCACGATCGAAATCCCCCGCGAAAGCTATCGCGGCCTGCTCGACGAGGCGCTCCGGCATCCGGGCGACTGGAGGACCGCATCGACGGCCAAGCCGATCTGTGGCCGCGAGGCGCTCACCTGGATCTGA
- a CDS encoding DUF2155 domain-containing protein, with amino-acid sequence MPSFFRFPILAGLATSALALLSAAGPAQADRIRNPTAVFAGLDKITGRIISFEVAIDETVQFGALQLTPRVCWTRPPTEAPQTDAFVEVDEVTVKNEYRRIFTGWMYAASPGLHGVEHAIYDAWLTDCKGGTELVVDPKEPEAPPAEDPRRPRTPPRDASQPLPGQQPAQPSPGGRIDVEPPRGVPVQPQRPSQRFFPTNPAPGRDPYMGGN; translated from the coding sequence ATGCCGTCGTTCTTTCGTTTTCCCATCCTGGCAGGCCTCGCCACGAGCGCGCTGGCGCTGCTGTCGGCCGCCGGGCCCGCACAGGCGGACCGCATCCGCAATCCGACCGCCGTCTTCGCCGGGCTCGACAAGATCACCGGGCGCATCATCTCCTTCGAGGTGGCGATCGACGAGACCGTGCAGTTCGGCGCCCTCCAGTTGACGCCGCGCGTCTGCTGGACGCGGCCGCCCACCGAGGCGCCGCAGACCGACGCCTTCGTCGAGGTCGACGAGGTCACGGTCAAGAACGAGTACCGGCGCATCTTCACCGGCTGGATGTATGCGGCGAGCCCCGGCCTGCACGGCGTCGAGCATGCGATCTACGACGCCTGGCTGACCGATTGCAAAGGCGGGACCGAACTCGTCGTCGATCCCAAGGAGCCGGAAGCGCCGCCAGCCGAGGATCCGCGTCGGCCGCGCACGCCGCCGCGCGATGCTAGCCAGCCCCTGCCCGGGCAGCAGCCCGCGCAGCCGTCGCCGGGCGGGCGCATCGATGTCGAGCCGCCGCGCGGCGTGCCGGTGCAGCCGCAACGGCCGAGCCAGCGCTTCTTCCCGACCAATCCCGCTCCGGGCCGCGATCCCTATATGGGCGGCAACTGA
- a CDS encoding glycosyltransferase yields the protein MRIAIQTFGTRGDVQPYLALARGLIARGHDVQLAAPEQFSDLASRLKVPFAPLPGTLLDLLDSDAGKAAVAAGRGFSAGLALLGRIKPAMTRLMDAEWEALRGFRPDLILHHPKSLASPAIAARLRAKTMLASPLPGFTPTSAFASPILPIRLPGFLNKPSHAVMRLAPRMLFGRLLARWRRERLGRNGGPPDTSIGVLYAYSRHVLPVPPDWDRERVHVCGYWFLDEPGSALSPALAGFLAGGAPPVYVGFGSMPGDRPRELTAAIVAGLRQAGLRGILASGGGALEFAGPGDDMLAIDAAPHDRLFPHVAATLHHGGAGTTGASLRAGVPTAIRPFFGDQPFWAERIRALGVGPGALPRQLTPDIVAAAAHALQAPDRRRRAAALGEAIRAERGIEAAILDIEERMRA from the coding sequence ATGCGCATCGCCATCCAGACATTCGGCACGCGCGGTGATGTCCAGCCTTATCTCGCGCTGGCCCGCGGCCTGATTGCGCGCGGTCACGATGTCCAATTGGCCGCACCCGAACAGTTCTCCGATCTGGCCTCACGCCTGAAAGTTCCCTTTGCGCCGCTGCCCGGCACGCTGCTCGACCTGCTCGACAGCGACGCGGGAAAGGCCGCGGTCGCCGCAGGCCGCGGTTTCTCGGCAGGCCTGGCCCTGCTCGGCAGGATCAAGCCGGCGATGACCCGGCTGATGGATGCGGAATGGGAGGCCCTGCGGGGTTTCCGGCCGGATCTGATCCTGCATCATCCCAAGTCGCTGGCGAGCCCGGCCATCGCTGCCAGGCTCCGCGCGAAAACGATGCTCGCCTCGCCCTTGCCGGGGTTCACGCCGACCTCCGCCTTTGCCAGCCCCATCCTGCCGATCAGGTTGCCCGGGTTTCTGAACAAGCCCAGCCACGCCGTGATGCGCCTGGCACCGAGAATGCTGTTCGGGCGTCTGCTGGCGCGATGGCGGCGGGAGAGGCTCGGGCGGAATGGCGGCCCGCCGGACACCTCGATCGGCGTGCTCTATGCCTATAGCCGCCATGTGCTGCCGGTTCCGCCCGACTGGGATCGCGAACGCGTCCATGTCTGCGGCTACTGGTTCCTTGACGAGCCCGGGAGCGCGCTGTCGCCGGCGCTGGCTGGCTTCCTCGCGGGCGGAGCGCCTCCTGTCTATGTCGGCTTCGGGAGCATGCCCGGAGACCGGCCACGCGAGTTGACCGCCGCCATCGTCGCCGGGCTCCGGCAGGCGGGCCTGCGCGGCATTCTCGCCAGCGGCGGCGGGGCGCTGGAGTTCGCCGGGCCCGGAGACGACATGCTCGCGATCGATGCGGCGCCGCATGACCGGCTGTTCCCGCATGTCGCCGCGACGCTGCATCATGGCGGTGCCGGAACGACGGGTGCGAGTCTGCGCGCTGGCGTGCCCACCGCAATCCGGCCGTTCTTCGGCGACCAGCCTTTCTGGGCCGAGCGGATCAGGGCGCTCGGAGTGGGGCCGGGAGCCTTGCCACGTCAACTCACCCCCGACATCGTGGCCGCGGCGGCCCACGCGCTGCAGGCGCCGGACAGGCGAAGGCGCGCGGCAGCGCTGGGGGAGGCGATCCGGGCCGAACGGGGCATCGAGGCCGCGATCCTCGACATCGAGGAGCGGATGCGAGCGTGA
- a CDS encoding NADH:ubiquinone oxidoreductase subunit NDUFA12, translated as MKDWLLQIFTWWNGQTIGTRFHTWRFGEKVGEDEFGNVYYRTKGGVKDKALGFQRRWVIYKGEAEASKVPPGWNGWLHHTVDVAPSEESYQPREWQQPHQQNWTGTALAYRPQGSTLAEGERPAATGDYQAWTPGR; from the coding sequence ATGAAGGACTGGCTGCTGCAGATCTTCACCTGGTGGAACGGCCAGACGATCGGCACCCGCTTCCACACCTGGCGCTTCGGCGAGAAGGTGGGTGAGGACGAGTTCGGCAATGTCTATTACCGCACCAAGGGTGGGGTGAAGGACAAGGCGCTCGGCTTCCAGCGCCGCTGGGTGATCTACAAGGGCGAGGCCGAGGCTTCCAAGGTGCCGCCCGGCTGGAACGGCTGGCTGCATCACACCGTCGATGTCGCGCCTTCCGAGGAAAGCTATCAGCCGCGCGAGTGGCAGCAGCCGCATCAGCAGAACTGGACCGGCACCGCTCTGGCCTATCGTCCGCAGGGCTCGACGCTGGCCGAGGGCGAGCGTCCGGCGGCGACCGGCGACTATCAGGCCTGGACGCCGGGCCGCTGA
- a CDS encoding vitamin B12-dependent ribonucleotide reductase yields MRIERRYTTAGQSPYAAIPFRSAVSEIKNPDGSVVFRLEGIEVPETWSQVASDVLAQKYFRKAGVPARLKTIEENDVPSFLWRSVADEAALAELPEGERYGSEISSKQVFDRLAGCWTYWGWKGGYFSSEEDAAAFHDELRFMLATQRVAPNSPQWFNTGLHWAYGIDGPSQGHFYVDFKTGKLVKSKSSYEHPQPHACFIQGVQDDLVNEGGIMDLWVREARLFKYGSGTGSNFSMLRGEGEKLAGGGKSSGLMSFLKIGDRAAGAIKSGGTTRRAAKMVVVDADHPDIEAYIDWKVKEEQKVAALVTGSKTVKKHMKAVLKACVNCEGDADSCFDPEKNPALKREIKLARKALVPDNYIKRVIQFARQGYKDISFDTYDTDWDSDAYLTVSGQNSNNSVSLTNDFLRAVENDNDWNLTGRTTGKVVKTLKARDLWEKIGYAAWASADPGLHFNSTMNDWHTCPASGRIRASNPCSEYMFLDDTACNLASANLLQFYDTETKSFDVAAYEHLCRLWTVVLEISVTMAQFPSREIAELSYEYRTLGLGYANIGGLLMTMGLGYDSDEGRALAGALTAIMTGVAYATSAEMAGELGPFPGYKKNASHMLRVIRNHRTAAHGLADGYEGLSVTPVPLDHATLARLGGSAVTMAERSRIVWDEALEQGKRYGYRNAQATVIAPTGTIGLVMDCDTTGIEPDFALVKFKKLAGGGYFKIINRAVPDALRALGYREADIAEIEAYAVGHGSMKQAPGINPSTLRAKGFTDEKIEAVEKGLKSAFDIKFVFNKWTLGEDFLTGTLKVPAEKLNDMSFELLPFLGFSKAEIEAANVHVCGAMTLEGAPHLKTEHYNVFDCANPCGRIGKRYLSVESHIRMMAAAQPFISGAISKTINMPNEATVEDCKSAYMLSWKLALKANALYRDGSKLSQPLNAALISDDDDEGDDAVETLVAQPMAARATQISEKIVERIVERIERKREREKMPDRRTGYIQKATVGGHKVYVHTGEYSDGRLGEIFIDMHKEGAAFRAMMNNFAIAVSLGLQYGVPLEEYVEAFTFTRFEPSGFVAGNQSIKNATSILDYVFRELAISYLGRNDLAHVDPSEIGHDVMGSGVGQDKAPDATPVATTPLASTGFRRGKPINLLAIQGGGAANDAVARSATSAIGLATAGATALKEEPEAYGEAEMAKLGFAAPAAQPSQSERRAEAIMKGYVGDSCGECGNFTLVRNGTCLKCNTCGSTTGCS; encoded by the coding sequence ATGCGCATCGAGCGCCGCTACACCACCGCCGGACAGTCGCCCTATGCCGCGATCCCGTTCCGATCGGCCGTCAGCGAGATCAAGAACCCGGACGGCTCCGTCGTCTTCCGGCTCGAAGGCATCGAGGTTCCCGAGACCTGGTCGCAGGTCGCCAGCGACGTGCTCGCGCAGAAGTATTTCCGCAAGGCCGGCGTGCCGGCCCGCCTGAAGACGATCGAGGAGAACGACGTTCCCTCCTTCCTCTGGCGTTCGGTCGCCGACGAGGCCGCTCTCGCCGAACTGCCCGAGGGCGAGCGCTACGGCTCCGAGATCTCGTCGAAGCAGGTCTTCGACCGCCTCGCCGGCTGCTGGACCTATTGGGGCTGGAAGGGCGGCTATTTCTCCTCCGAGGAGGATGCCGCGGCCTTCCATGACGAGTTGCGTTTCATGCTCGCGACCCAGCGCGTCGCGCCGAACTCGCCGCAATGGTTCAACACCGGCCTGCACTGGGCCTATGGCATCGACGGTCCCAGCCAGGGCCATTTCTACGTCGACTTCAAGACCGGCAAGCTGGTGAAGTCGAAGTCGAGCTACGAGCACCCGCAGCCGCATGCCTGCTTCATCCAGGGCGTGCAGGACGACCTCGTCAACGAGGGCGGCATCATGGACCTCTGGGTCCGTGAGGCCCGCCTGTTCAAATACGGCTCCGGCACCGGCTCGAACTTCTCGATGCTGCGCGGCGAAGGCGAGAAGCTCGCGGGCGGGGGCAAGTCCTCGGGCCTGATGTCCTTCCTCAAGATCGGCGACCGCGCCGCCGGCGCCATCAAGTCGGGCGGCACGACGCGACGCGCCGCCAAGATGGTCGTGGTCGATGCCGACCACCCGGATATCGAGGCGTATATCGACTGGAAGGTGAAGGAGGAGCAGAAGGTCGCCGCCCTCGTCACCGGTTCCAAGACCGTCAAGAAGCACATGAAGGCCGTGCTCAAGGCCTGCGTGAACTGCGAAGGCGACGCCGATTCCTGCTTCGATCCCGAGAAGAACCCGGCCCTGAAGCGCGAGATCAAGCTCGCCCGCAAGGCGCTGGTGCCGGACAACTACATCAAGCGCGTCATCCAGTTCGCCAGGCAGGGCTACAAGGATATCTCCTTCGACACCTATGACACCGACTGGGATTCCGACGCCTATCTCACCGTCTCCGGCCAGAACTCCAACAACTCGGTCTCGCTGACCAACGATTTCCTGCGCGCCGTCGAGAACGACAACGACTGGAACCTCACCGGCCGCACCACCGGCAAGGTCGTCAAGACGCTGAAGGCCCGCGACCTCTGGGAGAAGATCGGCTACGCCGCCTGGGCTTCGGCCGATCCCGGCCTGCATTTCAACTCGACGATGAACGACTGGCACACCTGCCCGGCTTCCGGCCGGATCCGGGCGTCCAACCCGTGCTCCGAGTACATGTTCCTCGACGATACCGCCTGCAACCTGGCCTCGGCCAACCTGCTGCAGTTCTACGACACCGAAACCAAGTCCTTCGACGTCGCGGCCTATGAGCATCTCTGCCGGCTCTGGACCGTCGTGCTCGAAATCTCGGTGACGATGGCGCAGTTCCCGAGTCGCGAGATCGCCGAGCTCTCCTACGAGTACCGCACGCTCGGCCTCGGCTACGCCAATATCGGCGGCCTGCTGATGACCATGGGCCTCGGCTACGATTCCGACGAGGGCCGCGCTCTCGCCGGTGCGCTGACCGCGATCATGACCGGCGTGGCCTATGCGACCTCGGCCGAGATGGCGGGCGAGCTCGGCCCCTTCCCCGGCTACAAGAAGAACGCCAGCCACATGCTGCGCGTCATCCGCAACCACCGCACCGCGGCCCATGGCCTCGCCGACGGCTACGAGGGCCTGAGCGTCACCCCGGTACCGCTCGACCACGCGACGCTGGCCCGCCTCGGCGGCTCGGCCGTCACCATGGCGGAGCGCTCGCGCATCGTCTGGGACGAGGCTCTCGAGCAGGGCAAGCGCTACGGCTACCGCAACGCCCAGGCGACCGTGATCGCGCCGACCGGCACGATCGGCCTCGTCATGGATTGCGACACCACCGGCATCGAGCCCGATTTCGCGCTGGTGAAGTTCAAGAAGCTCGCCGGCGGCGGCTACTTCAAGATCATCAACCGCGCCGTTCCGGATGCGCTCCGCGCGCTGGGCTATCGCGAGGCGGATATCGCCGAGATCGAGGCCTATGCCGTCGGCCACGGCTCGATGAAGCAGGCGCCGGGCATCAACCCGTCGACACTGCGGGCCAAGGGCTTCACCGACGAGAAGATCGAGGCGGTCGAGAAGGGGCTGAAGAGCGCCTTCGACATCAAGTTCGTCTTCAACAAGTGGACGCTGGGCGAGGATTTCCTCACCGGCACGCTCAAGGTCCCGGCCGAGAAGCTCAACGACATGTCGTTCGAGCTCCTGCCCTTCCTCGGCTTCAGCAAGGCCGAGATCGAGGCCGCCAATGTCCATGTCTGCGGCGCGATGACCCTGGAAGGCGCCCCCCACCTGAAGACCGAGCACTACAACGTCTTCGATTGCGCCAACCCCTGCGGCCGCATCGGCAAGCGCTATCTCTCGGTCGAGAGCCATATCCGCATGATGGCGGCAGCCCAGCCCTTCATCTCGGGCGCTATCTCCAAGACCATCAACATGCCGAACGAGGCGACGGTCGAGGACTGCAAGAGCGCCTATATGCTCTCCTGGAAGCTGGCGCTGAAAGCGAACGCCCTCTACCGCGACGGCTCCAAGCTCTCGCAGCCGCTGAACGCGGCCCTAATCTCGGATGATGACGACGAGGGGGACGACGCGGTCGAGACGCTGGTCGCGCAGCCGATGGCGGCGCGTGCCACCCAGATCTCGGAAAAGATCGTCGAGCGCATCGTCGAGCGCATCGAACGCAAGCGCGAGCGCGAGAAGATGCCGGATCGCCGCACGGGCTATATCCAGAAGGCCACCGTCGGCGGCCACAAGGTCTATGTCCATACCGGCGAATATTCGGACGGGCGCCTCGGCGAGATCTTCATCGACATGCACAAGGAGGGCGCGGCCTTCCGGGCGATGATGAACAATTTCGCCATCGCGGTCTCGCTCGGCCTGCAATACGGCGTGCCGCTGGAGGAGTATGTCGAGGCCTTCACCTTCACCCGCTTCGAGCCCTCGGGCTTCGTCGCCGGCAACCAGTCGATCAAGAATGCGACCTCGATCCTCGACTACGTCTTCCGCGAGCTGGCGATCTCCTATCTCGGCCGCAACGACCTCGCCCATGTCGACCCGAGCGAGATCGGCCACGACGTGATGGGCAGCGGCGTCGGCCAGGACAAGGCGCCGGATGCGACCCCGGTCGCGACCACTCCGCTGGCCTCCACCGGCTTCCGCCGCGGCAAGCCGATCAACCTGCTGGCCATCCAGGGCGGCGGCGCGGCGAACGACGCGGTTGCCCGTTCGGCGACCTCGGCGATCGGCCTTGCCACCGCCGGCGCCACCGCGCTGAAGGAGGAGCCCGAGGCCTATGGCGAAGCGGAGATGGCCAAGCTCGGCTTCGCGGCGCCAGCCGCCCAGCCGAGCCAGTCGGAACGCCGGGCCGAGGCGATCATGAAGGGCTATGTCGGCGACTCATGCGGCGAATGCGGCAACTTCACGCTGGTCCGCAACGGCACCTGCCTGAAGTGCAACACCTGCGGTTCGACAACCGGGTGCTCATGA
- a CDS encoding DUF4365 domain-containing protein: MARKLYSDQQLIGRQGEALVKARLHAMGFAFNPSDTMEAGVDGTLEIRDPVSKAATGKLIAVQIKTTQSGDYTRETGSSLEYLCDPEDVVYWREWTIPVIVVLVRLSDDSMFWKATRDGEAPDGRRLRIDKSADVFDSSAVGDLAALAVDTDRFGVWMPPLKSGEPLHVNLLRIDLPSTIYTAASTVRSGREARAELLRHHPNPPDEWVLRAGPLSPSPIRAPRCSRTSSTSTPSKRSV; this comes from the coding sequence ATGGCCAGGAAGCTCTACAGCGACCAGCAACTGATCGGCCGTCAAGGCGAAGCCTTGGTCAAGGCGCGCCTCCATGCGATGGGCTTCGCCTTCAACCCGTCCGACACCATGGAGGCCGGTGTCGATGGCACCTTGGAGATTCGGGACCCAGTCTCCAAGGCCGCCACCGGCAAGCTCATCGCGGTCCAGATCAAAACTACCCAATCCGGCGACTACACGCGCGAAACCGGGTCGAGCCTCGAATATCTCTGCGACCCCGAGGATGTCGTCTACTGGCGCGAGTGGACGATACCGGTGATCGTTGTGCTCGTCCGTCTTAGCGACGATAGCATGTTCTGGAAGGCTACACGGGACGGGGAAGCACCAGACGGGCGCCGGCTCCGCATCGACAAGTCCGCAGACGTTTTCGACTCGTCCGCGGTCGGGGATCTAGCCGCCCTTGCAGTCGACACCGACCGGTTCGGCGTCTGGATGCCGCCGCTCAAGAGTGGCGAGCCGTTGCACGTGAACCTGCTCCGTATCGACTTGCCGAGTACGATCTACACGGCCGCCTCCACGGTTCGGAGCGGGCGGGAGGCGCGCGCGGAACTGCTCAGGCATCACCCGAACCCTCCGGATGAATGGGTGCTGCGTGCGGGACCCTTATCTCCTTCGCCGATCCGCGCGCCACGGTGCTCAAGAACATCGTCGACATCGACACCGTCGAAGAGGAGCGTATAG